A window of Pedococcus aerophilus contains these coding sequences:
- a CDS encoding alanine racemase, producing the protein MTLLRGVPLDAGPAGVSAAWDLATAGLPAPLAVVDLDAFDANADDLVRRAGGLPIRVASKSVRCRSLLQRVLARPGFHGVMAYSVREACWLVDSGLEDVFVAYPSVDVLAVAELALDGWAARQVTLTIDSLDHVRLLAGLHRPHGLRVAVDVDASLRVGPVHIGVRRSPVRTPEDAAVVARAAADAGLSVVGLMFYDAQVAGLPDSSPAVRLVKARSSASLMNRRQAVVAAVRRVADLEFVNGGGTGSVHLTALDPAVTEVAAGSGLYGPTLFDGYDDFSPRPAAAFALAVTRRPGPGFVTVSGGGFIASGPPGWERLPAVFGRRGLRLVRREGAGEVQTPLRGKGARDLSVGDRVWFRHAKAGELCERFNALHLVSGTDLVETVPTYRGEGRNFG; encoded by the coding sequence GTGACCCTGCTCCGGGGCGTCCCCCTCGACGCCGGCCCCGCGGGGGTCTCTGCTGCCTGGGACCTCGCGACCGCGGGGCTGCCCGCCCCGCTGGCGGTGGTCGACCTCGACGCGTTCGATGCGAACGCCGACGACCTCGTGCGTCGGGCGGGCGGCCTGCCGATCCGCGTCGCGTCCAAGTCGGTGCGCTGCCGGTCGCTGCTCCAGCGGGTGCTGGCCCGTCCGGGGTTCCACGGCGTGATGGCGTACTCCGTGCGCGAGGCCTGCTGGCTGGTCGACTCCGGTCTCGAGGACGTCTTCGTCGCCTACCCCAGCGTCGACGTGCTGGCAGTCGCCGAGCTGGCGCTGGACGGCTGGGCAGCCCGCCAGGTCACCCTCACGATCGACTCCCTCGACCACGTCCGCCTGCTCGCGGGGCTGCACCGACCGCACGGCCTGCGGGTGGCCGTCGACGTCGACGCCTCGCTGCGCGTCGGGCCGGTCCACATCGGCGTGCGCCGGTCGCCGGTGCGCACCCCCGAGGACGCCGCGGTCGTGGCGCGGGCGGCTGCCGACGCGGGCCTGTCCGTGGTCGGGCTGATGTTCTACGACGCCCAGGTCGCAGGGCTGCCCGACAGCTCCCCGGCGGTGCGCTTGGTCAAGGCGCGGTCCTCGGCGTCGCTGATGAACCGTCGGCAGGCGGTCGTCGCCGCGGTGCGTCGGGTCGCCGACCTCGAGTTCGTCAACGGTGGCGGCACCGGCTCGGTCCACCTCACCGCGCTCGATCCGGCCGTCACCGAGGTGGCTGCCGGCTCCGGGCTGTACGGCCCGACGCTGTTCGACGGGTACGACGACTTCAGCCCGAGACCTGCGGCGGCCTTCGCCCTGGCGGTCACCCGGCGCCCGGGGCCGGGGTTCGTCACCGTGTCCGGGGGCGGGTTCATCGCCTCGGGGCCGCCCGGGTGGGAGCGGCTGCCTGCGGTGTTCGGCCGGCGGGGACTGCGACTCGTCCGGCGCGAAGGTGCCGGCGAGGTGCAGACCCCGTTGCGGGGCAAGGGCGCTCGCGACCTGTCCGTCGGCGACCGGGTGTGGTTCAGGCACGCCAAGGCCGGCGAGCTCTGCGAGCGCTTCAACGCCCTGCACCTCGTCAGCGGCACCGACCTCGTCGAGACCGTGCCGACCTACCGCGGCGAAGGACGGAACTTCGGGTGA
- a CDS encoding polyprenyl synthetase family protein: MSPTPPVLALPATSDALNARLVDGLEAVDALLRREVDHEDPFIAGANIHLAEAGGKRFRPLLTLLASEVGSGVNDDVVAAATGVELTHLASLYHDDVMDEADVRRGAPSANAKYDNSTAILVGDLLFGTASSIIADLGPEAVKIQARTFIRLCAGQIRDTRRAPAGADAIDYYLQVLADKTGVLIATAARYGAMFSGCDAATTETLREYGERLGMAFQLADDLIDIASDPEDTGKTPGTDLREGKRTLPVLYALASTDPADARLQELLLSETQDDATVAEALALLRVHPAMERAQERTNAVAAEATAALAGLPDSEAKAALAALATSVVTRVG; the protein is encoded by the coding sequence TTGAGCCCCACCCCACCGGTCCTGGCCCTCCCGGCCACCTCCGACGCCCTGAACGCCCGGCTCGTCGACGGCCTCGAGGCCGTCGACGCGCTGCTGCGGCGCGAGGTCGACCACGAGGACCCGTTCATCGCCGGTGCCAACATCCACCTCGCCGAGGCCGGGGGGAAGCGGTTCCGTCCGCTGCTCACCCTGCTCGCGTCCGAGGTCGGCTCCGGCGTCAACGACGACGTCGTCGCGGCGGCCACCGGTGTCGAGCTGACCCACCTCGCGTCGCTGTACCACGACGACGTGATGGACGAGGCGGACGTGCGCCGCGGTGCCCCGAGCGCCAACGCCAAGTACGACAACTCGACGGCGATCCTCGTCGGCGACCTGCTCTTCGGCACGGCGTCGTCGATCATCGCCGACCTCGGCCCGGAGGCCGTGAAGATCCAGGCCCGCACCTTCATCCGGTTGTGCGCGGGCCAGATCCGCGACACCCGCCGTGCCCCGGCAGGTGCCGACGCGATCGACTACTACCTGCAGGTCCTCGCCGACAAGACTGGTGTGCTCATCGCGACCGCTGCCCGGTACGGCGCGATGTTCAGCGGGTGCGACGCCGCGACCACCGAGACGCTGCGGGAGTACGGCGAGCGGCTCGGCATGGCGTTCCAGCTCGCCGACGACCTCATCGACATCGCCTCGGACCCCGAGGACACCGGCAAGACGCCGGGCACGGACCTGCGTGAGGGCAAGCGGACGCTGCCGGTCCTGTACGCCCTCGCGTCGACCGACCCGGCCGACGCCCGGCTCCAGGAGCTGCTGCTCTCCGAGACCCAGGACGACGCGACCGTCGCCGAGGCCCTGGCGCTGCTGCGGGTCCACCCCGCCATGGAACGCGCGCAGGAGCGCACCAACGCCGTGGCCGCCGAGGCCACTGCCGCTCTGGCCGGTCTGCCGGACAGCGAGGCCAAGGCCGCCCTGGCCGCGTTGGCGACCAGCGTCGTCACCCGCGTCGGCTGA
- a CDS encoding siderophore-interacting protein, with protein MSTATTVATTAVATTSEPTTLVTPVRVEAVERLSPAFMRVTFGGPGLADLSTADGFDTRFKVVFPGPTGLLPAPASTPEQWQESWRAMPDAERSPMRTYTIREITTARDEVRLVTDFVVHEASGDSDSLDGSGGQDSALGPACRWALSAAVGDVVHIVGPHRRSPMYGGTEFEPGDLRDLLLIGDETALPAIARILEDIGPGYTGHAFVEVPTAADIPVLPGHDLVDVTWLPRDGARQGRPLVAAVRAHLGLPPADLDAPLPEVPSTLDVEVWETPRYSSAGEDLGDPAASATRPVGAASVPTSPRPDLGDTYAWIAGESWCVRALRRVLVSELGVERSRVAFMGYWREGVAMRS; from the coding sequence GTGAGCACTGCCACGACCGTCGCCACCACCGCCGTCGCCACCACGAGCGAGCCCACCACCCTGGTCACGCCGGTCCGCGTCGAGGCCGTCGAACGCCTCAGCCCGGCGTTCATGCGGGTCACCTTCGGCGGCCCCGGCCTGGCCGACCTCAGCACGGCGGACGGGTTCGACACGCGGTTCAAGGTGGTCTTCCCAGGACCGACCGGCCTGCTCCCCGCGCCCGCCTCGACCCCCGAGCAGTGGCAGGAGTCCTGGCGGGCCATGCCCGACGCGGAGCGCTCGCCCATGCGCACGTACACGATCCGCGAGATCACCACGGCCCGCGACGAGGTCCGGCTGGTCACCGACTTCGTCGTCCACGAGGCCAGCGGCGACTCCGACAGCCTGGACGGCTCCGGCGGCCAGGACTCGGCCCTGGGGCCGGCGTGCCGGTGGGCCCTGTCCGCTGCCGTCGGCGACGTCGTGCACATCGTCGGCCCGCACCGCCGGTCGCCGATGTACGGCGGCACGGAGTTCGAGCCGGGCGACCTGCGGGACCTGCTGCTCATCGGTGACGAGACGGCACTGCCGGCGATCGCGCGGATCCTCGAGGACATCGGCCCGGGGTACACCGGGCACGCGTTCGTCGAGGTGCCGACCGCGGCCGACATCCCGGTGCTGCCGGGGCACGACCTCGTCGACGTCACGTGGCTGCCGCGCGACGGCGCGCGACAGGGCCGCCCCCTCGTCGCCGCGGTCCGCGCCCACCTCGGCCTCCCGCCCGCTGACCTCGACGCCCCGCTGCCCGAGGTGCCGAGCACCCTCGACGTCGAGGTGTGGGAGACCCCGCGCTACTCCTCCGCCGGGGAGGACCTCGGCGACCCAGCCGCGTCCGCCACCCGACCCGTGGGGGCCGCGTCCGTCCCCACCTCGCCCCGGCCCGACCTCGGCGACACGTATGCGTGGATCGCCGGGGAGTCGTGGTGCGTCCGCGCGCTGCGTCGGGTGCTCGTCTCCGAGCTCGGCGTCGAGCGGTCCCGGGTGGCCTTCATGGGGTACTGGCGCGAAGGCGTCGCCATGCGCTCCTAG
- a CDS encoding D-arabinono-1,4-lactone oxidase has product MSTPTSATTPTTTSGATWTNWGRNQTCHPAEVVVPRDVDELRATLARAHTRGIPVRAVGSGHSFAPVAVTDGLQLRLDHLAGTTAFDAEAARVTVGAGTPLHVLNPALQALGLALPNLGDIDRQTISGAISTGTHGSGLRRQGIASAVVGLTLALADGSLLRCSADVEPEVFAAARVGLGALGVITEVELQCVPAFRVHAKEFTADLAEVLATVDDDVRAHDHVDMHWFPHTPRVLVKHNDDVGADDPGRVLPAWREKLDDDVLSNGFFELVNRVATRAPRIVPRLAQVTARTLSDREFTGDSWRVFCSPRRVRFREMEYAVPLTSFVPVVTELRAWIDSHDVSLPFPVELRFTGADDIWLSTAHERDNAYVAVHQYHRLDDGGVFAAFEAIVAEHAGRPHWGKLHTLGADQLRALYPRFDDFRIVRDRLDPDRTFTSDHVRHLLGD; this is encoded by the coding sequence GTGAGCACACCGACCAGCGCGACCACCCCGACGACGACGAGCGGGGCCACCTGGACCAACTGGGGCCGCAACCAGACCTGCCACCCCGCCGAGGTCGTGGTCCCCAGGGACGTCGACGAGCTCAGGGCGACGCTCGCGCGGGCGCACACCCGCGGCATACCGGTCAGGGCGGTGGGCTCGGGGCACTCCTTCGCACCGGTCGCGGTGACCGACGGGCTGCAGCTGCGGCTCGACCACCTGGCCGGGACCACGGCGTTCGACGCGGAGGCGGCACGGGTGACGGTGGGCGCCGGCACGCCGCTGCACGTCCTCAACCCCGCCCTCCAGGCGCTCGGCCTCGCGCTGCCCAACCTCGGGGACATCGACCGCCAGACGATCAGCGGCGCGATCTCGACCGGGACGCACGGATCGGGGCTGCGGCGGCAGGGGATCGCCTCGGCCGTGGTGGGCCTGACGCTCGCGCTCGCCGACGGCTCGCTGCTGCGGTGCTCGGCGGACGTGGAGCCCGAGGTGTTCGCTGCCGCCCGCGTGGGTCTCGGGGCGCTCGGCGTCATCACCGAGGTCGAGCTGCAGTGCGTGCCGGCGTTCAGGGTCCACGCCAAGGAGTTCACCGCCGACCTCGCCGAGGTGCTGGCCACCGTCGACGACGACGTCAGGGCGCACGACCACGTCGACATGCACTGGTTCCCGCACACCCCGCGGGTCCTGGTGAAGCACAACGACGACGTCGGCGCGGACGACCCGGGCCGGGTGCTGCCCGCGTGGCGCGAGAAGCTCGACGACGACGTCCTGTCCAACGGCTTCTTCGAGCTGGTCAACAGGGTGGCCACCCGTGCGCCCCGCATCGTCCCGCGGCTTGCGCAGGTGACCGCCCGGACGTTGTCCGACCGGGAGTTCACCGGCGACTCGTGGCGGGTGTTCTGCTCGCCGCGGCGGGTCCGGTTCCGGGAGATGGAGTACGCCGTGCCGCTGACGTCCTTCGTGCCGGTCGTCACCGAGCTGCGTGCGTGGATCGACTCCCACGACGTCTCGCTGCCGTTCCCCGTGGAGCTGCGCTTCACCGGCGCGGACGACATCTGGCTCTCGACCGCCCACGAGCGGGACAACGCCTACGTCGCCGTGCACCAGTACCACCGCCTCGACGACGGCGGCGTCTTCGCGGCGTTCGAGGCGATCGTGGCCGAGCACGCCGGGCGACCGCACTGGGGCAAGCTGCACACCCTGGGTGCCGACCAGCTGCGTGCGCTCTACCCGAGGTTCGACGACTTCCGTATCGTGCGCGATCGCCTCGACCCCGACCGCACCTTCACCAGCGACCACGTCCGCCACCTCCTCGGCGACTGA
- a CDS encoding PhoX family phosphatase, translated as MSAPAPERSPAPTPQRTVLPLLRTHQGGRSAMTCKFKCDDACSKPVPNETDNSYFGDLVSSLASRRNVLKGGGLAAAVVGLGAFAGTGAAAAAPAAAPAGTPATAPKGSKSPFGFTPIQPQPAGTDKVVVPEGFVWSTIISWGDPIISGAPEFDFEKQSAKAQEGQFGYNNDYTVLIPGPDANRGTLVCNNEYTNDDLMFRGYTGSAGLTNEQLRISMAAHGMSVVAVRRRNPRDQWRHVRIDRVNRRVTATTPFQVDGPAAGHTLLKTSADTSGRRVLGTFGNCSGGVTPWGTVLSGEENFNGYFSAATAPADQADAYKRYGLTGSKGRGWERVDQRFDAVQEPNEVNRFGWVVELDPSDPSSTPVKHTAMGRLKHEGANVTIAPDGRVVAYMGDDERFDYLYKFVSHGKYQKGDSRKARQNNLSLLSSGDLYVAKFTGDGFEDGISDGTGYWLPLVVDDTSYVAGMSVAEVLVWTRLAADKVGPTKMDRPEDVEPNLVNGRTYVVCTNNSSRQPSQIDEANPRANNKHGHIIELVPSRGDDTTTTFTWKIVLIAGDPNDPTTYFNGYDRSEVSPISCPDNVAFDHEGNMWIATDGNALGACDGMYLYPLSGPHKGHLQQFLSVPAYSECCGPLVTWDQKTVLAAVQHPGETEGASPAAPASQFPYQGDGQPRPSVIQIRQR; from the coding sequence ATGTCCGCACCCGCGCCCGAGCGCAGCCCTGCGCCCACCCCCCAGCGCACCGTGCTCCCCCTGCTGCGCACCCACCAGGGTGGCCGCTCTGCGATGACCTGCAAGTTCAAGTGCGACGACGCCTGCAGCAAGCCGGTGCCGAACGAGACCGACAACTCCTACTTCGGCGACCTGGTCTCCTCGCTCGCTTCACGCCGGAACGTCCTCAAGGGTGGTGGCCTCGCTGCTGCCGTCGTGGGCCTCGGCGCGTTCGCCGGGACCGGTGCCGCCGCGGCGGCCCCCGCCGCGGCACCCGCCGGCACCCCCGCCACGGCCCCCAAGGGCTCGAAGTCGCCGTTCGGCTTCACCCCGATCCAGCCGCAGCCGGCCGGCACCGACAAGGTCGTCGTGCCCGAGGGCTTCGTCTGGTCGACCATCATCAGCTGGGGCGACCCGATCATCTCGGGCGCGCCGGAGTTCGACTTCGAGAAGCAGAGCGCCAAGGCCCAGGAGGGCCAGTTCGGCTACAACAACGACTACACCGTCCTCATCCCGGGCCCCGACGCCAACCGCGGGACCCTGGTGTGCAACAACGAGTACACCAACGACGACCTGATGTTCCGCGGCTACACCGGCTCGGCCGGCCTCACCAACGAGCAGCTGCGGATCAGCATGGCCGCCCACGGCATGTCCGTCGTCGCCGTGCGCCGCCGCAACCCCCGTGACCAGTGGCGCCACGTGCGGATCGACCGCGTCAACCGCCGCGTCACCGCCACCACGCCGTTCCAGGTCGACGGCCCGGCCGCCGGCCACACGCTCCTCAAGACCTCGGCGGACACCTCAGGCCGCCGCGTGCTCGGCACCTTCGGCAACTGCTCCGGCGGTGTCACCCCCTGGGGAACGGTGCTGTCCGGTGAGGAGAACTTCAACGGCTACTTCTCCGCTGCGACCGCCCCGGCCGACCAGGCCGACGCGTACAAGCGCTACGGCCTGACCGGCTCGAAGGGCCGCGGCTGGGAGCGCGTGGACCAGCGCTTCGACGCCGTGCAGGAGCCCAACGAGGTCAACCGTTTCGGCTGGGTCGTCGAGCTGGACCCGTCGGACCCGTCCTCCACCCCGGTCAAGCACACCGCCATGGGCCGTCTCAAGCACGAGGGCGCCAACGTCACCATCGCTCCCGACGGCCGGGTCGTCGCCTACATGGGTGACGACGAGCGCTTCGACTACCTCTACAAGTTCGTCTCGCACGGGAAGTACCAGAAGGGCGACTCGCGCAAGGCCCGCCAGAACAACCTCTCGCTGCTGTCCTCCGGCGACCTGTACGTCGCCAAGTTCACCGGTGACGGGTTCGAGGACGGCATCAGCGACGGCACCGGCTACTGGCTGCCGCTCGTCGTCGACGACACGTCGTACGTCGCGGGCATGAGCGTCGCCGAGGTGCTCGTCTGGACGCGTCTGGCCGCGGACAAGGTCGGCCCGACGAAGATGGACCGCCCCGAGGACGTCGAGCCGAACCTCGTCAACGGCCGCACCTACGTCGTCTGCACCAACAACTCCAGCCGCCAGCCGAGCCAGATCGACGAGGCCAACCCGCGCGCCAACAACAAGCACGGGCACATCATCGAGCTCGTCCCCTCCCGCGGTGACGACACGACGACGACCTTCACCTGGAAGATCGTCCTCATCGCCGGTGACCCCAACGACCCGACGACCTACTTCAACGGGTACGACCGGTCCGAGGTCTCGCCGATCTCCTGCCCCGACAACGTCGCCTTCGACCACGAGGGCAACATGTGGATCGCGACGGACGGCAACGCGCTCGGCGCCTGCGACGGGATGTACCTCTACCCGCTGTCCGGCCCGCACAAGGGTCACCTGCAGCAGTTCCTCTCGGTGCCGGCCTACTCCGAGTGCTGCGGCCCGCTCGTCACCTGGGACCAGAAGACGGTCCTCGCGGCGGTCCAGCACCCGGGCGAGACCGAGGGCGCCTCACCGGCGGCCCCGGCCAGCCAGTTCCCCTACCAGGGTGACGGACAGCCCCGCCCCAGCGTGATCCAGATCCGCCAGCGCTGA
- a CDS encoding DinB family protein, producing the protein MVRDEPRTGDETTVLVAALQSHRDVMLWKLDCLSDEQQRWSPVPSGTSLLGLVKHLANSEYGWFCETFGRPHEPLTDISEDLEADMRASPGETTAEIVDFYRRSWAAADASIRELGLDALGTSYAGNTVSLRWVLVHMIEDTVRHAGHADILRELIDGGAGHHVPQA; encoded by the coding sequence ATGGTGAGGGACGAACCGCGCACGGGCGACGAGACGACGGTCCTGGTGGCGGCGCTGCAGAGCCACCGCGACGTGATGCTGTGGAAGCTCGACTGCCTCAGCGACGAGCAGCAGCGGTGGTCGCCGGTCCCCAGCGGGACCAGCCTGCTCGGGCTGGTCAAGCACTTGGCGAACTCGGAGTACGGCTGGTTCTGCGAGACCTTCGGGCGGCCGCACGAGCCCCTGACCGACATCTCCGAGGACCTCGAGGCCGACATGCGTGCGTCGCCGGGGGAGACCACGGCCGAGATCGTCGACTTCTACCGACGGTCCTGGGCCGCGGCCGACGCCTCCATTCGCGAGCTCGGGCTCGACGCCCTCGGCACGTCCTATGCCGGCAACACCGTCAGCCTCCGCTGGGTGCTGGTCCACATGATCGAGGACACGGTCCGGCACGCCGGCCACGCCGACATCCTGCGCGAGCTGATCGACGGTGGCGCCGGCCACCACGTCCCGCAGGCCTGA
- a CDS encoding FecCD family ABC transporter permease, whose amino-acid sequence MSTPTSTCAPSQARATPSASAGLTPAARDTASPSAVEVVRRARRRTTARRRVVVGSLAVLALGTFLVRVLLGDFTVTIPDFIRILGGAQIPGATFIVLDSTLPRATLGLLVGAAFGLGGAIFQTTLRNPLASPDVIGVSMGASAAAVFAIVTLGLSGPAVSAFAVVGALGVCAVIRLVAGDHAGYRLVLVGVGSAAFLSAVVQYLFTRADIYDAQAALIWLTGSLAAANWTLVTQLAVALAVLLPLVAWCARSLRLTELGRDTATALGSSPRRTDLLLGLAVLLVSVAVAAAGPVSFAGFLAGPIARALNAGRTSLLAAALTGAALVTGADYIGAYLVADTNLPVGVVTGALGAPFLLWLLATGRTSRSTS is encoded by the coding sequence GTGAGCACCCCGACCAGCACCTGCGCCCCGTCGCAGGCCCGCGCCACCCCAAGCGCCTCAGCAGGGCTCACCCCTGCCGCGCGCGACACCGCGTCCCCGTCCGCCGTGGAGGTCGTCCGCCGGGCCCGACGTCGCACGACCGCCCGCCGTCGGGTCGTCGTCGGGTCGCTGGCGGTCCTGGCGCTCGGCACGTTCCTCGTGCGGGTCCTCCTCGGCGACTTCACCGTCACCATCCCCGACTTCATCCGCATCCTCGGCGGGGCGCAGATCCCCGGCGCGACGTTCATCGTCCTCGACTCGACGCTCCCCCGCGCCACGCTCGGGCTGCTCGTCGGGGCGGCGTTCGGCCTCGGTGGCGCGATCTTCCAGACCACGCTGCGCAACCCCCTCGCCAGCCCCGACGTCATCGGCGTCAGCATGGGCGCGAGCGCCGCGGCCGTGTTCGCCATCGTGACGCTCGGGTTGTCCGGGCCGGCCGTGTCGGCGTTCGCCGTGGTGGGCGCCCTCGGGGTCTGCGCGGTGATCCGTCTCGTCGCCGGTGACCACGCCGGATACCGGCTCGTCCTCGTCGGGGTCGGGTCCGCGGCGTTCCTGTCCGCCGTCGTGCAGTACCTGTTCACCCGCGCCGACATCTACGACGCGCAGGCTGCCCTCATCTGGCTCACCGGCAGCCTCGCGGCCGCCAACTGGACCCTCGTCACCCAGCTCGCAGTGGCGCTCGCCGTGCTGCTGCCGCTGGTCGCCTGGTGTGCCCGGTCGTTGCGCCTGACCGAGCTCGGCCGCGACACCGCGACGGCCCTCGGGTCCTCCCCGCGGCGCACCGACCTGCTGCTCGGGCTCGCGGTGCTCCTCGTCAGCGTCGCGGTCGCGGCAGCCGGCCCGGTGTCCTTCGCCGGGTTCCTCGCCGGGCCGATCGCCCGCGCCCTCAACGCCGGACGCACGTCGCTGCTCGCCGCGGCGCTCACCGGCGCCGCGCTCGTCACGGGCGCCGACTACATCGGCGCCTACCTCGTCGCCGACACCAACCTGCCCGTGGGCGTCGTCACCGGCGCCCTCGGGGCGCCGTTCCTGCTGTGGCTGCTCGCCACCGGCCGAACCTCGAGGAGCACCTCGTGA
- a CDS encoding ABC transporter ATP-binding protein encodes MTTLTHPSHVDTGTVRGSRLRAEDVTLGYRDRVVVDEVSTAVPDGKITVVVGANACGKSTLLRGMARLLKPSSGQVVLDGSSIHAMGTRDVAQRLGLLPQNPVCPEGVTVVDLVGRGRTPHHGRFQRWSTADEQAVIRALEATDTLELADRVVDELSGGQRQRVWIAMALAQETDLLLLDEPTTYLDVAHQVDVLDLLAELNATRGTTVVMVLHELNLAARYADHVVALLDGKVVAEGPPAQVITEESVLEVFGMRCRVVPDPVSHTPMVVPVGRHQPRPTEAPQPDRRRNQPRAIPNGGTP; translated from the coding sequence GTGACCACCCTGACCCACCCCAGCCACGTCGACACCGGGACCGTCCGCGGCAGCCGGCTGCGTGCCGAGGACGTCACCCTTGGCTACCGCGACCGGGTCGTCGTCGACGAGGTCTCCACCGCCGTCCCCGACGGGAAGATCACGGTCGTCGTCGGTGCCAACGCATGTGGCAAGTCCACGCTCCTGCGAGGTATGGCGCGGTTGCTCAAGCCGTCGTCGGGCCAGGTCGTGCTCGACGGGTCCTCCATCCACGCCATGGGGACCCGCGACGTGGCGCAGCGACTCGGCCTGCTCCCGCAGAACCCCGTCTGCCCCGAGGGCGTCACCGTCGTCGACCTCGTCGGTCGGGGTCGCACCCCGCACCACGGGCGGTTCCAACGGTGGTCGACCGCCGACGAGCAGGCCGTCATCCGCGCCCTGGAGGCGACCGACACCCTCGAGCTCGCCGACCGGGTCGTCGACGAGCTGTCCGGCGGGCAGCGCCAGCGCGTCTGGATCGCGATGGCGCTCGCGCAGGAGACCGACCTGCTCCTGCTCGACGAACCCACCACCTACCTCGACGTCGCCCACCAGGTCGACGTCCTCGACCTGCTCGCCGAGCTCAACGCCACCCGCGGCACCACCGTGGTCATGGTGCTGCACGAGCTGAACCTCGCGGCGCGGTACGCCGACCACGTCGTCGCGCTCCTCGACGGGAAGGTCGTGGCCGAGGGCCCGCCCGCGCAGGTCATCACCGAGGAGTCGGTGCTCGAGGTCTTCGGCATGCGCTGTCGCGTCGTGCCCGACCCGGTCTCGCACACCCCGATGGTGGTGCCCGTCGGGCGGCACCAGCCCCGACCGACCGAAGCCCCCCAGCCGGACCGTCGCCGGAACCAGCCGCGCGCCATACCCAACGGAGGAACCCCGTGA
- the nuoN gene encoding NADH-quinone oxidoreductase subunit NuoN: MPAVTVLSTPMVPAAFQAADFNYGAIAPMLIVIGGALVGVLVEAFAPRRIRHTTQVALALATLLAALVVLITVSADEVNRGATLAQAVIIDGPSLFLQGSILAMSILGVLTMAEKFGGQGADAFTPMGAAVPGSPHEAAALRAGLATSEVFPLTIFAVLGMLLFTAAGDLLTMFVALEVLSLPLYLLCGLARRRRLLSQEASLKYFLLGAFSSAFFLFGAALLYGYAGSLYIADIARAVTAASGDLEGLLLPGVVFVLVGLLFKVGAVPFHSWTPDVYQGAPTPVTGFMAACTKVAAFGAILRLVYVGIEANRWDWRGGVIAVAAITMVVGAVMSVTQTDVKRLLAYSSIAHAGFILVAVLSFDRTGVSGTMFYLVAYGFMTIAAFAVVSMVRQGGSEASHLSQWAGLGRNHPVVAGVFAFLLLAFAGIPLTSGFTAKFAAFSPAVAFGGRAGVSLVVIGVLCSVITAFVYVRLIVLMYFTEPPAGEAVVAETASPYLTVAITVGTLITLVLGVLPAQVLDLAERSSQFMLR, translated from the coding sequence ATGCCCGCCGTGACCGTCCTGTCCACGCCGATGGTGCCGGCTGCCTTCCAGGCCGCCGACTTCAACTACGGCGCCATCGCCCCGATGCTCATCGTCATCGGTGGTGCCCTCGTGGGGGTGCTCGTCGAGGCCTTCGCGCCGCGCCGGATCCGCCACACCACGCAGGTGGCCCTGGCCCTGGCGACCCTGCTGGCCGCCTTGGTCGTCCTCATCACGGTCTCGGCCGACGAGGTCAACCGCGGTGCCACCCTCGCCCAGGCCGTCATCATCGACGGGCCGTCGCTGTTCCTGCAGGGCTCCATCCTCGCGATGTCGATCCTCGGTGTGCTCACCATGGCCGAGAAGTTCGGTGGCCAGGGGGCCGACGCCTTCACGCCCATGGGCGCGGCCGTCCCCGGCTCGCCCCACGAGGCCGCCGCCCTGCGCGCGGGCCTGGCGACCAGCGAGGTCTTCCCGCTGACGATCTTCGCCGTGCTGGGCATGCTGCTCTTCACGGCCGCCGGTGACCTGCTGACGATGTTCGTCGCGCTCGAGGTCCTCTCCCTGCCGCTGTACCTGCTGTGCGGACTGGCACGTCGTCGCCGCCTGCTCTCGCAGGAGGCGTCGCTGAAGTACTTCCTCCTCGGGGCGTTCAGCTCGGCGTTCTTCTTGTTCGGTGCGGCCCTGCTCTACGGCTACGCCGGCTCGCTCTACATCGCCGACATCGCGCGGGCGGTGACGGCCGCCTCGGGCGACCTCGAGGGCCTGCTCCTTCCTGGCGTGGTCTTCGTGCTGGTGGGCCTGCTGTTCAAGGTCGGCGCCGTGCCGTTCCACTCCTGGACCCCCGACGTCTACCAGGGCGCCCCCACCCCGGTCACCGGCTTCATGGCCGCGTGCACCAAGGTCGCCGCCTTCGGTGCGATCCTGCGCCTCGTCTACGTCGGCATCGAGGCCAACCGCTGGGACTGGCGCGGAGGCGTCATCGCCGTCGCCGCGATCACCATGGTCGTGGGTGCGGTCATGTCGGTCACCCAGACCGACGTCAAGCGCCTGCTGGCCTACTCCTCGATCGCCCACGCCGGCTTCATCCTCGTCGCCGTGCTGTCCTTCGACCGGACCGGTGTCTCGGGCACGATGTTCTACCTCGTCGCCTACGGATTCATGACGATCGCCGCCTTCGCCGTCGTCTCGATGGTGCGCCAGGGTGGGTCCGAGGCCTCGCACCTGTCCCAGTGGGCGGGCCTGGGCCGCAACCACCCCGTCGTCGCGGGTGTCTTCGCGTTCCTCCTGCTCGCCTTCGCCGGCATCCCGCTGACGTCGGGCTTCACCGCGAAGTTCGCCGCCTTCTCGCCTGCTGTCGCATTCGGTGGCCGCGCCGGGGTGTCGCTGGTCGTCATCGGTGTGCTGTGCAGCGTGATCACGGCGTTCGTCTACGTCCGCCTCATCGTGCTCATGTACTTCACCGAGCCGCCGGCAGGGGAGGCCGTCGTCGCCGAGACCGCGTCGCCGTACCTCACCGTCGCGATCACGGTGGGCACGCTCATCACGCTCGTCCTCGGCGTGCTGCCGGCGCAGGTCCTCGACCTCGCCGAGCGCTCGTCGCAGTTCATGCTGCGATGA